ATTTGTACTTTTGTTCAGTATTTGGTTATTCTTAATGTAAGACAAATTCTTCAATTCAACTGGTTTCTTGCATCTATGTGAAGATCTTATCATGTGGTTGTATGAGATAAAGATTTTGTCCTATGTATTTTGATCACAGAAATGGTAATCTTGGTCatattaattgaaattgaatagTCAAGTTGGGatgttcatttttattttatttttttatttttttctagtttGTAGCTCATGTCTTAAACATGTTGTGATTGATCTTTTCTTGATTCCCCTTTCCTGTATAGTGGTGGAAGAGACTCAATGAATTGTGCAATTCTGAAGGAAGTTGAAGATAGAGCTCAGATTGAATGTTAAATCAAACAAGCAAACAAGCTCAAAAGACAAGCTGTGGCAAACGTACATTAAACTGTGGTGAAAACAAGGGAAGGGCATCCCCTAAGTAACCTGATGCTGTTGATGTTGAGAATGGTGTTGATCCTCTTAAACCTAAAAAGGATGACAGTAAAGAACTAGAAGATCTTGCGATGGAATCATTGCCATTGAATCATTGAGTGCATATTTACGACATGAGAAGCTTTTGTTACCAACTGTGTTGGTTTTTTGCTTTGTGTTTAATGCCATGTTCACATTGTGTACGTTTTCATATATTGTCTTGCTAGGTTGTGCTAGAGATGTTCAATTCAATTTGAAAGTCACCCAATAggtggaaaaaataaaaaatggaaaacaaaaaatatgtaaaaatgccaaacaattttttttttcttcctaagtAGAAAGTGTTTTGAAAATAGTTATCCAAACCTCTTAatcattgttttttgttttaaaaaactgTTTACGAAAACAGTTTGtcaaacacttttttaatgaaaaacaacagaaaatgattatctatttttgttctaaaaaacagttctcaaaaagaaaaacagaaaccGATTTGCCAAACGAGCCCTTAATTTCTAGAAtagagttttctttcttttaaagtACTAAATTAGCAATGTTTGGTTGTAGATACAGAACTATTCTAGCATTGGGATGGGTTTGCCGGCAGGATTACTTACTTCGAAGTTTTTACTGATGGACTGTAGTTGGAGTAAGCTCACCAGGCCCCTTCCTATTTTGTGAGCTCGCTCCGAGTTTAGCTCGGCCCAATCTGTATCCTACGATCACCTCTATTTGGGATCGACctaagtaaaaaagaaaaagaatattattattatcgaGGAGACCCATTTGAAACTGACCGAGTCTCCACTCTATTCTACGTTACTACAGCAATAGAATACCCACAGTTtttccgtctctctctctctttgaattTCTTCCGAGGCAAGCGAACCAACATCTTATCCTTCAGATCTAAACCTCGCGTCTACTGGTACGCCGATTAatcttttttcagtttttactAATCtagatttctcttttcttcaaagtacttttatttaggttttttgATTCATAAACTTTTGCAATCAGAATCTAAATTTTCCACTAAGTTACCTATACATGCcatattcttttgtgtttctgtgatttttattctttttacgATAGGAACAATTTGTCTTTTGGCTGCTATGGATAATTAGGGTTTCGTTGATAGAAGCTACAATTATCCaacgaaaaaaaattgttttaggGCTAAGTTTTAAGCAAGCTTGATGATTTATAATCGGATAAAGCGGTAGATTGtggattttttgttttccttcgGGTTATTGTGGAAAATTAGGGATTTTGTGGCTTCGCGACTTTTCGTTCTTTaccatgctttttttttttaccccacAAAAAGCCTTGAAATACGTGTCTCGGTTCTTTACATTATGGTTTATCGGGAATATGTGAACCGCTTCTTTTAATTTCTAATGAAATAGTTTTACATCCTTGAAATACGAAAGTCTAGGTTGTCTATATATACGAACAAGAGTGGTTTGAGGCTGACTTATGTTGGTTATTAGCTACTAACTGGGCTGATGTAAGATTTGCGTTGATGATACCCATTCTTCAATTGATATTGTTTTGGTGCGTAGTAATAAAAGTTTggtttgctattttttttttttttttaatatttttttgtttccattgttttatatatatatatatatatatatatatatatatatatatatatatatatcaacaaataTCATTGCAAACGTAAaagcgccccttagtacacatGAAGAatacaagagaaagcacctAATTAGAAATAGcaaaaaagaataaggaaattACAATAAGTGATTAttaaaagagaaacataagcagatgtccaaagatacaaagttttgaagaaaaagGACTTAATCTTCTCCAAAGTCCTCTCACGGTCCTTAAAACATAATTCATTCCTTTACCTTCATTAACACCATAAAAGGCCCGTCGAGACCATCTTCAACACAACAACACTTACTCCACGTACTTATGGTAGTCCACCAACAAGGTGATAATAGTCAGTTAGAGATAAAGTTATAGAAGTTGAAATAGAATGGGCCATGTTTCCATATTTCATCCTATTCTTAACTTATAATATGGAATTGTTATATGAAAGAAGACTATGATATCATTCGCCAATATTGTACCTCATAGTTAACTTAAATGTGAATTGTTCTTGTGATTTTTGTTACTCTGAACTGCCTTGCTGGATGTAGTTCTTCCACATGAAATGATTTATCATTTGCTTTCTCCAACTGATGTGCTTCTGTTTTAATTGTACAAAATTAGTATGGTAGTCGTGGCTGATTATTGCTTCTTGTTCTTGAGAGAGAATCATTCTTTTTCATGGATGTGCTTACTATAAATAGCTGGTTGTTTTGTATGGTTTTGTTTGGTGCGAGCCAATTTCTGTCTATTTATTTATATGCGTAGATTGCAGAATTGCATTTGCTGAATGaaccattgaatttttcatgCATGATCATTCTtttctcaaattaaaaaaaaaaaaaaacagcagtTTAAAATATGTCAGAAGAGGTGGAGTATCGCTGCTTTATTGGTGGCCTTTCATGGTCAACATCTGACAGAGCTCTAAAAGATGCATTTGAAAAGTTTGGAAAGCTTCTTGAAGCAAAGGTAACAATCCTTCTATTATTTTTGCgtgcattttaatttttttttgggtccttTTGCTTGTCTGaatttttgctctttttttttttgacttttttttttcccccttacATGTATGTTTCAATTTGAATCTCATTTCTTCTTATTGTTTGATATATTTGCTTCTGGAGTTGGTTTCTGCCGCACTCATGGTGGAAAAGACTGCCTAAGCTGAAATATTCTTAGTTTGGATGACATCATTTTCCATGAGGCTTTGTCGATTCAGAAGTTAAATTTGCAATGTCTACCAAAGATATGACCGGTGGTCTAAAATCATAAAAAGGATTTTATATGGTGTAACCGAAACTCATGAAACTGTTCAACTTTTATCAAGAATTTATCTTAGGTTTGATGGTCATCAATGGGATTCTGAtggataagtttttttttttttttttccttttttttttctttaaaataggTTGTTGTTGACAAGTTCTCTGGGCGATCTCGTGGATTTGGGTTTGTCACTTTTGATGAGAAGAAAGCAATGGAAGAGGCAATTGAGGAAATGAATGGAATGGATTTAGATGGGCGAACTATTACTGTTGATAAAGCTCAGCCTCACCAAGGTTCAGGTAGAGATTATGATGGTGACCGTAACCGTGACCGGGGGCGTGATCGTGACCGTAACCGTGActatggaggtggaggtggacgTGGATCTAATGGTGGAGAGTGCTTTAAGTGTGGGAAACCTGGACATTTTGCTAGGGAGTGTCCAAGTGAAGGGGCAAGAGGGGGCGGCAGGTATGGTGGCAGGGATGATAGGTCTGGTGGTAGCGGTGGTGGTGGGGCTGGCCGTTATGGTCCTGATCGAAACGGAGATCGATTTGGTGGGCGCAACAGGGACACTGGTAGTCGTGGAGGTTCTGGAGCTGATCGGTATAATCGTGACCGTGCTGGACCTTATGAACGCCGTTCAACCGGAGGTTTTCGTTCCGGATAGAGTGACTGCTTCTCATTGTGGTATGCAACATATATTGTAGTATGCATGTTCTTTGTGGTTACTTTGATTGTGACTGAATTACGTCATTGTGCTATTGCAGCTTTGGAACTGGAGGTGCTGCAGTTACTGTCTTAAAAGCGTCCAAGTTTCATTTTGCTGGATTCTTACTTAGGAAAATTGTTTGGGTGGATCAATCCAGTCTATCAGTAGTTTGAAGTGCAAAAATTGGCATGATACTGCACCTGTTTTGTGTTCCAAAAATGCTCATTTCGATGTTTTGGTCTGATGGGATATTTTGCTTGCTTGACATGGACTTTCAAAATTGGTCTTGTAGTCTGTGAATGCCATTATTGCTGCTGGATATCTTGTGATTTCATGCATAGAATTGGAAATACCCTAATTGCTGCCCAATCCGCATTGGCTATCACTTAGGCAATTGCAGAAACGGAAGGTTGTTTGGTTGGATGGGTATTCGGAGGACCGATTCATGGGTATCATTGGGAGCATGCTTCTTTTCACTTGGGAAGAAGTGGCTCTAGAAGTAGATTGCCCATTTTGGCTACCCTGTTTCAGTATCTTACTAAAAACAGGAGTCAAGCGggtaatatatttttctatacaTGCATGCTagttcttaaattatttgttgtgttatattaatgttattaaccTTTTGGCAGGATGATTCGCTGTTTATGGTCTTTATGGATACATGATTGGGTTTCTTTGTTGCTAATTGGACATGTatggttttaaattttaaattgtgaaAGTGTTTTCTACCGGAACCAAGCCATCTGCAATTTAATTCTACATAAGCCACACTCATCTTCTGCATGGCGCCTGATGGAGAGATCCATTTTCTGGAAACATGTGGCAGGGTTGTGTTGAAGTTCTTGATGAATGCAACAACTGGTGctcattgtttctttttctttttccctcttaTGGGTCTCTGTTCTGCAATGCTCTTCTTGGATGGAAGATTTTATTCTCTCCTTGTTTACCCTATATACGCTTGTGATCTCTTGGTCTTGTTTCCTGAGATCCAGACAAATGGTTATGTTTCTTTCATGTTGGATAGTGGTTTTTGAGTCGGGAGTTTCCTAAGTCAGTTATGGTTTCACCATATTGATTCTATTTCACCTTGAGGTTGTGTTCACTATCAAACTCCCTGTTGAAGACTGCTTCCTTTGCCCCTAGTCCTTTGTGAAACCTTTAAGCAGTGAACATTATTCTTAAGATTCTTGTAGATTCTCTGTTGTTATTTTACCATATGAATCATGATATGGCCTGTGTATGGGGTTATGATTCAGCAAATTTTAACTTATGGCAAGCTTATTTTTTCACGCATGTATATTGTTTTTGATCTGCTGAGTAATTCttcgttttgatttttaaactctttttcacATTCATATCATTAATGTGTCATGCTCTTGTCGAAGGCATTTAATAGTTTAAACTTTGTATTGTGCTCTGCCATTCAGAGATGGGTAAAAAGATAATTGGAGATCTTAGAGCATTAGCACTAGTCTGGGCAAAGTTTCTCCAAATTTTGGTAGAAAAATACACTATTTTAGCTACCTACTTTATAAAAGCACaatgggttttttatttaacttttttggagttttttttagcttttttgtttaaaaagtgttttgatttgAGATaatggtaaaaataattttgattgttttgcGGATGCTTTGGTGATTGAAGATGTTTGCCAAAGCTTTTGCTTTTTAGCTAAAAAGCAaacaagcaaacccaaaatgCCTTATCGAACCAAATGTCGTATGTATCTCTCTAAAGTTCTCTTTATTTAAATGTTCTTCcaagttcttttttgtttatttagaaAACATAACTACATGAACAGAACAAGGTAGAAATGGATAGTATGCATGTTATCCATTTCATTtcgaaatggagaggatcataTTCTCCACGCTAGACCCAAAtcaataaagaacaaaaaattagaGTCCGTGATTTGTGATGTTCAGACCCTTATCTATATACCAACGAACTAAACCCAGAACAAAATTGAAATACAAATGGAAGAAAGCATTAAGAATTTTCACTAGTTACCATTTTCATCTCTCCTGTCTTGTATCAAGCATTGCACCATTGTATCAATTAACGATACACGTTTGCTAATCATTAGATTCAAATAAAAGTAGAAAGAGAGGGCAACTTCCAATCTATAATATAattctcattttcataaaacCTTAAGGGTGTTTCTTGGGAGTGTCATGTCGACCTTGTTGAATAAATGTTTGATGAAATTATGGTTATCgaacatttctttttataatttgtttctTCGAGCTCACTTCTGTCAATTTGTTTTGCCCTTTCAAAAAACGGGTAGTTAAAAGTGAGGCTCATCCTCCAACTTGGTTTTGGTCTTGGTCTTGTCTACGACCACCTAACTACCCA
The sequence above is drawn from the Alnus glutinosa chromosome 11, dhAlnGlut1.1, whole genome shotgun sequence genome and encodes:
- the LOC133881818 gene encoding glycine-rich RNA-binding protein RZ1A; translated protein: MSEEVEYRCFIGGLSWSTSDRALKDAFEKFGKLLEAKVVVDKFSGRSRGFGFVTFDEKKAMEEAIEEMNGMDLDGRTITVDKAQPHQGSGRDYDGDRNRDRGRDRDRNRDYGGGGGRGSNGGECFKCGKPGHFARECPSEGARGGGRYGGRDDRSGGSGGGGAGRYGPDRNGDRFGGRNRDTGSRGGSGADRYNRDRAGPYERRSTGGFRSG